TTTCAgtgtgtctttatctggtttgTACCACCATGACACACTGGGAATTGAAAAAGAACAGAAGTTTCCTTACATGGTTGGGGAGGCTGGGAAGCTCAAGTAAATGGCACTAGCATCTAATGAAGGATTTCTGGTTCCTTTACAACATAGCAGAGAGCATCTTGTGAACAGAAGAATCAAAGCAAGAAGGAacggcactatttttttttttaattttcttttttttggtttatttttatttatttatttgagagtgacagacagagagagaaagaggcagccgagagagagagagagagagagagagagagagaaagagagagagagagagagagaatgggtgcaccagggcctccagccactgcaaacaaactctagacttgtgtgcccccttgtgcttctggctaacgtgggtcctggggaatcaagccttgaatcggggtccttaggcttcataggcaagcacttaactgctaagtcatctctccagtccgtgtactaatttttttaaagggaaccCACTGCTGAGAGAAGAAAACTACTTGTAATCTAATCTATTCTAATCTAATCTATTCTTGAAATTATGCCCATGATATGAACTATAATCACTTTCCAATACCTCCCCATAGGGGATCATTGCCCTTTTTTtaggatattttattttgatttatttatttgagagagagagaaagtggatggacacaccagggactctagtcactgcaaatgaactccagatacatgtgccatgttgtgtatctggcttatatgcgtcctgaggaataaaacctgggttctttggctttgcaggcaagcaccttaaccattaagcaacctCTGCAGCCTGCAGGGGATCATTTCTAGCACATGAACTTTGGGGGACACATGCAAAAAGTATAGCATAACATTATTCAATTAATGGGTCAGCTAGAACAATTATTTGGTTTGAAATTATTGACAGTTCGGAAAGCTGGATCAAAGAGAAAGGTGTTTTAAGTaagcaaaaagaaaggaataagcaggaaaaaaatgaaatagatgaAGTAAAACGTGGATAggaaggataaaataaaattagaaaaaaacattCACTCACTAACCTAAGAGATCATTGAtgactacattttaaaaacaataccTACTTGTTCTATGAAGGCTTGGTAGTGCTTACTACCTTGGGGTACACATGATATGCctatatttttaaacaagtatATTCTGTGATTTCTCAAATGTCTCCTTTAGCACTAATTGTTTTATTCTTGTGCCAATGAATTATGTGGACCATAAAATGTACTTAAGCTGTTTACAATAGTGGCTTTCAAATTTGATACCTCAGTCACATGGAGAGTTTGTCTGTGAGCAAACATTTCCACTTGCTCCTCCTGGTGGTTCTCTGGCATGTACACTGTGCTTATTTACATCAGTACTTCAGTCACAATAGCTCAAGGAGTAAGAAGAGCAACCTAGAAATAACTGCAGTCAGTAAACTGGAAGATAATACTGAAGGGCCACTGTTAGGTTTGGCCCCCAGGCATTCTGGTAAGGAAGTCAATGCTCTCATTCTCAAGGTGACATTGCATCATAATCCCAGCATAAGATTCTCCCAGGCACCTCTACACTGGAATAATGGGAACTTGACATTTGCATTTCAACCAACAGTTCTTAATGCCCTCAAGCTTAAACATTCTGAGTGACGCTCCATTCTGTAACCAGTAGCTTACTTTGCTATTTGTTTTGAGTAATAATTAACAAcgacaataacaaaaaaaaatcctggtaTTAGGGTAAGTTACATAGTTAACAAAAAGGTGTCTAATGTAAACAAAAGATGAAGTTGAgagttgtggcgcacacctttattctcagtactctggaggcagaggtaggaggatcaccatgagttcgaagccactcttagattacatagtgtaggttacatagtgaattccaggttagcctgggctagagtgagaccctaactaaaaaataaataaataaataaataaaaattaaaataaataaaccaaacccagataaacataaaaacaaaagggaaaattaTATAAAAACTTTCCAGAAATAAAGAGTCAAATATattcaaaactttttatttatttatttatttatttatttatttattttatttgagagagagtcatgtgtatatatacacagagaaagagagagaatgaaagactgcaccagggactttagccactgaaaacaaactccaggtgcatgtgcaccttgtgtatctggtttatgtgggtactggggaacggaacctgggtccttatgctttgcaggcaagtgccttagcaggtcatccatatctctagcccatcaAAActgtatgtctctgtgtgtgtgtgtgtgtgtgtgtgtgtgtgtgtgtgtgtatatatatatgtatatatatatatataatatatattgtatatatttactcTCATCTTTACCCAAGTCTGCTTAAATGTGGAAGGACTTTAATGGGCACCATTCTCAATATGTTGTCTCAACCATGTCAGATTTAagtattaaaatggaaaaatgagtAAACTGAGGCAAATAGAGTATGCTGGTCATCATGAGGAAAGCTAACACTGGAGTTTTAATTGATGAAGAATAGAGTAGTCTTTATCAGATGCTGAACACAAGAGCAGAAAGGGTAACAGGAAAGCTCTGTCATGGGGTCAAGCATTACAGAGCATTAGAAGgaatattttcttctgttctgtaGCAGTGTCATCTGGCTATATTATCAATAATTTCCTGTATATTTCCAAAGAGCTACAAATTCCAAATGAATTCAAACAGAAAGAACTAACATGTTTGGGGCAATGGATATGCTAATAATCCCTACTTATTATCacacagaatatacatttatgGACAAATCACACTGTGATGCTTATGCATTCACAAATCTTCTGCTCACAATTGATATTCTTGAgtgataaaataataattgaCTGGAATATAAAAGGTCTTTCTGAAATCTGTCACTGTACAATGAACATATgccaatagaaataaaaaatagattaaaaaataaagtttaaaagaataaattttagaaGACAAATGTTCCATGCTAAAGTTTCTGGTTGTTGGAACTCTCTCCAGCCATTGCCACTGGGATACTGCTGCCACAGTGGGGTTTGTGCTTTTGCTCCTCTACCTGCTACTGAGCTGTGGCAACCAAAGGATGATATTGCCCTGTCCTTGTCTGGAACTCCATTCTTGTTCAAGATGTGCACTTGCTAGTTCTTTCAAGGGTTAATATGCCTAAAGAAACCAGATGCATTCAGTACTTCTAATCCCCTGAAAATCTAAAAAACCTCCAAATaaagtgtgtctttctctttacCACCCTTTACTTCTAATCCCCTGAAAATCTAAAAAACCTCCAAATaaagtgtgtctttctctttacCACCCTttgcttcacttttttttcttcctctccattCAGGGAGAAATTAAAGTTCAATACCACAAATGTCACTCTGTCCAATAGTGATGGAGACATGCCGAGCGATGGGCACATGCAGAGTGATTGAGGGAGACATGCAGAGTGAGGGAGACATGCAGAGCGATGGGCACATGCAGAGTGAGGGAGACATGCAGAGTGAGGGAGACATGCAGAGCGATTGAGGGAGACATGGGGAATGAATgtggaattgttttttttttccccagggcaTTTTTGTCTTCAGTTTCTTCTCAAGAGTTTTAAAAATGAGGCGGGGTGGGAGGGCAGTAACACCCCAAGATCAGGGAGAAGATAGACCTCCTCAAGTTCACAGCAGAGGAGAGGGACCTTCACCAAAGCATCTCCTAGCACATTGCTCTCCCTCTCCATGTTTCACTCGTTCCTCTATGACCACATCTTTACTGCCACTGATAGAATATGGTTTATGGTTCTTATCTGAGACCCTACTGAGGTTTCCTTCTTCTGAGCAGAAATATACTTCTAATATTAttctaatatatttataatatatatttaccaGATTCAGCCAACTTCCACTCAATTTCCTAAAGAATGAACTAATGCAAAGTAATGTTTACCTAACCATTACATATGGTTTTATTTCATATTGGAAACCTGcacttctcccttctctttcatTCTGTCAGCACAGGTCATTGAAGTGGTGACTGTGAGCAGGGAATGCTTCCGCATGCCATCACACTCAACTTACCAGTCATGTGACTTAGAACTCAAAGGCCCTTTTTATTCAGCCTCCCATTTTCAACTGTCATGGTCTGTCAAAATCACTATTCTTCTTTCCAGTATTTATGTTGGAAGGAGTCATTATTAGTCATCAGGAAGCCATCTGTGCAATGTCACTGggtagtgacacacagcctctgcCTAAGCTCTAAGATGCGATATTTTCCAGAATGGATATTAATGCCACTACATACATCTTCCACATTCCCTAACAGGAACATCTGTAACAGCTTTTACACTGGTGCAGCAGCATGAAGAGAGGGTAGAAcacataaatgggataaacatttattttttagagagagagaatttaataggtgtatgccctcttgtagcccaccattgataggagcttgataatggagagtgggctcatatttggatatggttctgacttgtttcccagctacagctatgggttccattccactgaccaGACCAgtgagccaaatcaagaacacttggtttcccaccatggctgtgctccactattggacttgtgtgagaatcacgttaggctgtttgctgctgagtaactgAGACCACGAGATgggagatgttggtcattttcccccagtcactcatgtagcaccttctggcactagacgagctaactgtctggggactgactgtcttccagattccagccaggtcactccctgttctgtaccaacagcatatggtgactTCAGGGAACTTTGACCCAGAAGAATTCTAATCAAGATATGACTATGAAGTCCTGACAACATAAAAACAATCTTAGAACGATTCTCCAAAGAGAAATTATATTTACTTGAGAAGTAAACTCTGCACCTTCAAAGTTGAAGGGTGGTCAAGTTCttcagacaaaaagagagagattggcatgTGCTCGTTGGGTAAAATGTTCTTTGGTCATGGAGACAGAcccaaggagaaagaaagcattGTTAGCTCATTTTGGAAGTGCTATTAGAGGGCAATTACTATGCCCAAATCATCTTGGCTGAATCTTTGTAGTcttaaaaaatatcaaagataATTGTCCTTACCGAAATCCATGTCTGTGTACAGTTGGGACACATGCAAACCCCAGGATGCATGTAGAAAGAAGAAGCAATGGCTcatgggacttttaaaatgtctttgaaaCAGTGTCTAAGAAAAGCAGACATAAGTCTTTTCACAGCTCTAATGCTGTATAGGTTtgacaaaaataattttggtATCATCAAATTTCCTAGTTGCTAAACCTCAAGACCTATAACCATTAGCAGGTGATTCTTAACTGAATAACCACCCTCTCCCCATGTCTTATGGACTGGGTTGGGGAAGCaatgggacattttgcagagatgAATGTAATTGTAGGCTTGAAGCACTgatggagaaaaaataaaactgagagaATCTTACAGATTGAACATCTTGAACATCACCAAAAGAAAATGGTGATGTTGAAAGAAACTATGTTGTCTCATCAAAACCAAGTATTCTATTTTCCAGTGCACAATTTgtagagaaataaatatatatctattcTTACTACAAAAAAACTATGTTGAAAAAATCAGTCTTAATCAGAAATGATCATGTATGTACTCCCTATGTTCATAGAAGATCATAACTGCATcacattattattttgattttgtgggtatttttttgaaatttggaagttttgttttgttactttaGTTCTAATTTAACATTTATGCACATAGTCATtctaattattttgttgaatgagGAATCCCAAACTCCCAAAATAATTATAGTCTTCAAGATTCAATAATATCTGGAACTATTCCTGATAAGAAAGCTGAGATAAAGTCCTGGGCctgggagggggtgctgggagggtGAGAGAAGAATAGcagagtcacatgttaggtcatgatttgcagagacatttatcataccaataactgggggctaactccacaatgcacgacccatatacatcaacaaggagggtctaatgggagggggtagatcacagatgagcctaaataatggtaccaaactgcctgtatttactgaaaagaaaactaataaattaaattttaaaaagtgataaaaaaagaaggagaatagAAAAGAGCAGAGGGAAAAGTTTGAATGAATTTATTTGGAAATGATGTAAAAGCATCCGTAATTTTGAAGGGGGGTGGGTTAGAGAAGTGAACGAGTAGAAGATTTAAGGACTATTTACAAATACATCTGTAAAACCCATAAGTCAACTTTACTATTAAAATCGATGTAAAAGAATTAAGAAGACAGTATCCACCACTAGAATACATCAGTAAAAATCCTGACAGTACTGTCCTTCCTTCTGTCTATGTCACTTGTTTCTTACCTCATCTCAGCCTTGTCTTCTACTGTTTATCTACATGTAGTCTATAATAGTCTTGTCTGGTTGTTCTTGTGCTTTCGTTTACCTAACTTATTTTTTATCATGTCTGTTGAGGATTACTCTGATTTTCATAAAGACAATtcttttgatgtattttttatATAGCATAGAGTGGACATACTAAGCACTGAGATGGAACATACTTCCCAGGGTGAATCAATTGTTTGATGAAGGAGCAATCTTTAAATACTTTCTTGTCAAGACtggatttttttccattcagACCTAGACCAAAAGAAAGATAACTGCCTGACATCCCTATGCTAAGAAGAAATAATTCCCTTACAAGACACAGGAATGCAGTACAATTATAGTGTGAGAACCCAAGGGGGATTTCCTGACCATAATGACGGAGGACTAAATTAAATAGTCATAGCATTTTTCCATAAATCCATTTCATTGACTCAGACCTATAAAAGCAAAATGAGTTCAcctataaataaaagatgaaggaAGTTAGTTAATTACAATTACAAAGAATACTGAGAAACACAGGACAGCCAAGGCAGTCCgagaaaaatgacacagtgaggTGCCCCACCCACTTCTGCCAGTATATAAGAGCCCTGACCAGGGATGATATTCAAACTCAAAAGCTCAGTTATACACAGCTGGACGCACATCCACTACTAACATGTCCTACAGCTGCTGCGCTGGAACCTCCTCTCTCCCCCACGGGGACCACCTGCAGTATCCACGCTCCTCGTGTGGCTCCTTCTACCCTCGACATTTGGTTCACAGCACTAACGTCTACTCTCCCAGAATCTGCCAACAGAGATCCTCTCTCCACAGCGCCTGTCACGACACCTGCTTCCAGCCCATCCGATGCCACACGTCCCAAGCGGTGCGCATCCCCTGCGGGACGTCCTGCTACCGCCCCTCTGTCTCCAGGCTCTGCAGCCCCTGCCAGACACCTCCCTCCAGCTCTCAGGGTTGTGGCCCCAGCAGCTGCCACTCCCTGGGCTATGGGTCTAGAAGCTCTTACTCAGTGAGCTGTGGATCCAGTGGCTTCAGACCCTGTGGCTTCTCATCCCTGGGCTACGGATCTGGGTTCTGCCGCCCATCCTGCTTGCCTTCTAGAACCTTCCAGTCTTCTTGTTACAGACCACGATGCTGATTCTACTGGCGATCTTACTGAATTCTCCATCCTGCTGACCTGTGACAGAAAATACGCTCTTATTCCCTGATGATCAACTTGTCATTTTCTCTGTGACCTTAAACGCTGGCTGACTGATTTCATTTGagaaaaatctataaataaaCTAActcaaaataaagttaaaatctgCATTGAAGATGAAGTTtgtattatcttattttatttaccaaTTCTACCATACTTTGATTTGATATTCATATTCAATTGTCTGTTTCTACtttcattagtttttatttttttgtagccaAGGCTACAAACCTgctaatatacaaatatataaactccaaaagaaatattttgtgcaTATTGGGATGACAATGGATAACAGTTTGTGATTTTTATGGTTCAATAGGCTAGAAGGCATTTTGAATGTTTTTGCCATAAAGAAgtgataaatagggctggagagatggcttagtgtttaaggtgtttgcctgcaaagccaaaggatcctggttcaattctccagtacccagataagccaaatgcacaaggtggtgcacgcctctggagtttgtttgcagtggctggatgccctggcacacccattatctccctctctctctcaaataaataaaatattttattaagtgatAAATACTTAAGACCACAAAATGTGTTCCTCTCACTTAATATTGCCTGACACATTATTTGCAAATCATATGCTAATCATTAATATGAACAATTTTATGCTTTTATGTTTCAATTAAATTAAgcaatttaaaatttgaaaagaatcCCCCTACCTCTTGCCTCtcggctgctgggattaaaggtgtgcaccactaggcCTGGCTctaggatatttttatttttgtgcatatatgtaaatgtgtttatgcatgttcatGTTTGTACACATGTCAGCATGCTCATGTAAAGGGTACAGGTAGACATTAGGAGCCCTCCTTAATGACTTGCCACCTtgcattttgagacagggattcTCACTGGGAATGGAGCTACCCCACTCAACTACATTTGAATGATGCTGGTAAGTACAAAAGGAGAAAACTTAAAAGTATCCAGAGGGGCAGGCTGGGCTGATGTGATGATAAGACACCTGCCTCCAAACTCTCAGCCACTAGGCTGATAACATATATCTTTATACACACACAATCAAGCAGACAAGCAACATAacaatttatgggctggagacatggttcaatggttaaaggcactttcttacaaagcctgacaacccaggttcaatttcccagtacatgTGGAATTTATTTGCTATAGCAAGATGTCTTGGtttactcattctcattctctttctcttctcccctctctcctgtgcttgaaacaaatgaataaaatatgtttttaaataacatCTAAATTTCTAAagaattaaaactttaaattccAAATAGTATGATTAGTGTctattaaaaatgaaaggaaatacaGATATTTTCCAACAATGAAACACttggatgatttttttcttttattttttatttatttgagagcagcagacagagagagaagagggagatagagagcgaaaatgggcacgccagggcctccagccactgcaaatgaactccagacgtgtgtgcccccttgtgcatctggctaacgtggatcctggggaatcaagccttgaaccggggtccttaggcttcacaggcaagcacttaaccactaagccatctctccagcccgggatgaTTTTATACTAGGATTCTAAcatgcaattttattttaaaatatgtaaacaaaAGTCAGaacaaaggccaggcatggtggagcacgtcattaaacccagcacttgggaggcagaagtaggaggatcgccatgaatttggggttaccttgagactccatagtgaattccagatcagcctagagtgagagcctacctcaaaaaacaaaacagaaaaacaaacaaacaaaaacaaagaaaaatgtcaggacaaaactgaacccaaatatAAGAAAGAGGACAATGATTGAAGAGATTTTGTAGTGTTATGGATTGGGTAAATCTAGTACTAGCTATAACACTTAGGGGCAGATACCTATCATTTGTAAGCATATAATGCAATTAAAATTCAAGTGGTACAAATACTAATCGgtgttaataaattaattaagcacAGTATGCTCTCTGAGACAGCACTTTTCAAATGTGGCTTTGTGTGATTAGGAATGTATTTGCATACTGCACTTTCCAAGTTATGGTCTGGATTACTCACATCCACCTGCTGCACTTGAAGTATGATTGTTAAGATTTGGATCTTTGTCATCAGTTGTCATCAATGTAAGTTAGTCTTGGTGCTTGTGACaacctctgaaataaatatttgagcACATCATACTAGAAAACTCAAAGTAGTAATTACTAAATATCTTTAGATAGTCTAATTTGTCTGAGGTTATTAAAACATGAGTAGTATGTTATTAACCTGAACTATCCgtcttgagttttcttttctatgttcctaaaagtattaatgcatcagaaatatcctccagtgagaacgagttagaggaaatgaataagagttcaaaagaatgattgtaaatatgttcaaagaggtcaaagaacaaatcaaaagaatcaaagaggaaatcaaaggaatcaaagaagatgcaggacaccaatttaatgaaataaagaaggcaatacaagacataaataaggaaatagaaataataaagaaacaccagtcagaattactagcaatgaagaacacagttaatgaaataaaaaactctgtagaaaatctcaccagtaggatggatgagggaaagtacagaatatctaagctagaagaccaggtggcagatcta
The genomic region above belongs to Jaculus jaculus isolate mJacJac1 chromosome 5, mJacJac1.mat.Y.cur, whole genome shotgun sequence and contains:
- the LOC101596891 gene encoding keratin-associated protein 13-1-like, producing MSYSCCAGTSSLPHGDHLQYPRSSCGSFYPRHLVHSTNVYSPRICQQRSSLHSACHDTCFQPIRCHTSQAVRIPCGTSCYRPSVSRLCSPCQTPPSSSQGCGPSSCHSLGYGSRSSYSVSCGSSGFRPCGFSSLGYGSGFCRPSCLPSRTFQSSCYRPRC